tttgaaaacaaaaacagttaaatatttcagaagagaaGAATACAATACAGAATATACAATATACTTTGCCCTCCACAGGAAGGACTGATATCTCAACAACCTGGTAAGCCAAGAAGTgcaacaagcaaacaaacagtgGTAGGTATCTCCAGGCATTTTACCTTTGGTTGCTGAGCAGTGAATTCCTCAGGGGCTTAAAAAACTCAGAACTTTGCAAAACGCTTACAACcgagtaaaaaaaaaaaaaaaaaaaaaatccagtgaaacCATCAAATAGTAAATTGTGAAGGGAATTCTTCCGTTTCAAGAAGTATTCTTTACCTATTAAATACACAATACCATTCACAAATCTTTTTCTCTGCACTTTTATATTTACAGGGTATATATACGTGTACCTACACTTCCAAGTCAGTATTGTAACACTTGTCTTAATTTGTAATCGGCAGTGAAGAAGGCAAACATTAACAACTGGGGACAAACTATACAGGTCTGCTTCTAGGAAAATCTTAGTTCAAAGAGGAATCAGTTCAGAGAGCTCCTAATGAACCAATGTAACATCCTTCTAAAGATCAATCCTTTGTGCAAACATATCCTAAATACACAAAGCCAGAAGCAGTCCTATATTAAACATTCTGAGTTTAGTCTTGAAAAGTACTTGACTACTAAAACTTTACCACTCCTATCCCTACAGTTCTTACCTACAGGTTGCTGCTACAGAAGACCATCATCTCAAAATCAGCATGGTAAAGATACATGGCAAGGTAAAATCATTTGCTTCCTGTTGCTCAGCAGGCCAAGACACAAAACTGTTCTATGGCCAATGCAAGACCCAGGCTGAGCTTGCAAGACCTTCATCTATTGTGTCTTAACTTACCACTGTGGGTGGTAAATAAAGAGCAATTCACCAAAGAGTTACAAGGTCATTGAAAGATCTTGACTACATTTGTCATGTGCTTCCTCCTCAACGCTATTTGTTTGTGCTTCCAACCcatcatacaaaaaaaaaactttatgcACAGGATCCATGCTAAGTGTAGCATACCCAGATAcccacaaacagaaaaacacaggacAAATAAGTTTTTTATGCAAATTTATTAATTAGCTTTAACAATTGTAAAACAAATCAATACTATGTCCAGCATAAGGTtgtataataaaatattctggtAAGATTGATTTCTAGTGCGTACATTTTTAAGGGCAGTTTTCATCCAATTTGgacatttttttataaaaataaataaatacaaggCCAAAAATGCTTACTTAATGAAAGTCCTGCTAAGTAAGACTTCAGGCTCCACACTGCTTCAAAGCACTACTGAGTACAGGTGTCTGCACACATCTTGGACTCGCACACAAACAGGCTGTGCTCAAGCAGCATACATTTTTTGACATCCAACACAGACCAATACACACAAGTTTTGCAATTTAAACCTCCTTATTCCTCTTCAAACTAGCATGCACTTTTCTATTTTAGGATTGTCTTGCCTTCCAGCTGTGATATGCACATATGAATCCTAACCACATCATGTTTACAAAATACAAAGCTCCAGTCCTCTCCTAATAGTACTGCACTATCTAGTGGAACTATTTATGAAACAAATTGCTACTCAAATTAAACAAGACTAAATTGTtcttggagaaagaaaaaaaaaaaaaaataaaagcctttggGAACAGGCAGGAACATGGCAAGCTCCCAACTCTATTTGTCACATTTTTGGAGCTCTCTAGGCTTCAGAAATACATCCTCTCTAGGATGTCTGGTGCTTAGTGCTACAGCATGAAATTTTAGGCACCCTGGGTTCTGTGCACTGTAGACAGCACAaataaaaagctgcattttcagcttTGCTTCCCTGATGGCCAGTGAGTCCAAGATATACAGTGGCATTCAGATGTTTTTCAAAGTGCAGTATAGAGGCGTTCACTGACATTTGGACTACCTTTATTTATATGTAACAATATTAAAATCTGGTCCCAATTTACACatgagaaaatatatttggcAAATCAGAGCTATTTCACTTGCTAATGTGCTTATCATATACCACATAAGGCTATCCTTTGGACGTATTTACAAATCTATATAAGCTTGTTTTATTTGTCTTCTGACAAATTCTGCTGATggcaaaattcccttttccttaaATTACACTCAGGATTGAGTCACAAATTTCAAATCTACTCTAAATtacatattttactttattatatcaaaacaaaactgaaattcttGGTCAAAGTATAAACACTTATAAACCTAGTGAAAACATCCCTGAGAAGCTTTCAGCAACATTGAGTAATTATTAGGTTTGGTCCATCAGAGGAAAATCCTGTTATTGAAAACTAAGGGCTGCCAGTCTATTGGTCATACATTGGATTTCCATTCATTCCATTTCAAACCTCTTATAAAACATTGTATCTGACACAAAAGCCACTAGAGGTTCTTTACATTCTTTGACAGATAATTGTTATAAAATTTGTGATGACCAGATTCAGCCCTGGTGTAACGCCTTTAATTTCAATGGAGTTCACACACTTACATTCCAGGGTTGAGTCTGGTAACATATGACTGTGAAGGACAGTAcctaaaattaaacaaaacaccTTAAAAATTACAGAGGGTACTTTCTACAAGTTGCTGACATTGCTTTTGCATACTACTTATTTTACAAGCGAACATTTTACcaatatttaaatttagaagTCAGACTGCCAAGCCATAAGAAAACTCAGAACACCACCAGGTTCAACTCTACTGAGAAAGCAAAGTGCGTAGTTTCCACAAAAGTGCACAACAGGGTTAATGACTATGGAAGTACTGTGTTAGTACACAtgcagggtaaaaaaaaaaaccaacaaaccaaaaaaaggcaagaacTTATTGAACAGAGGGGATGTATCATTTTCATTGCTCTGAAGTTGCTTTAGAGGGCCTCTCAGTCTATCATCTCACCATATTTTAGAACAAAGTCAAAATTCACATAGACATCAGAAAAATGCAAGTAATCCACCTTTTGCCTGAAATATTAGCTATTTTCAAATGCAATTGTTTTCAGAAACCCTATTAAAGCCTGATATATTGGAAAAGTAACTAAAGCTGCTTGTATTCTGAGGCAAAAACTAAAGTTAGCactagaatttatttttctaccaATACTACTGACCTTAGCACTTTCTGCTACATCAAACCCGAGCAAACCTGCCATTTGCAATTTAAAAGCCATGCTTTGTAATATTACATCAATAGCTTCTGCTAAATAAGGCTGTTTTACTCTAAGAAGTGCAACAAAAGTGTAATACAATATCTTGTACCTAACAGTTGTCTAATTTGTGAGGAAACATGCAAAAAACCTGCAAAGGTGTTTCCATAAAGTTAAACCAAAACATAAAATACTATAAAGGTTTTGGgacctaaaaaaaaattgagtttaCTAGAAGAATCCAAGAAGGATTATAGAATATTTTGAGTTAGAAGGGGCCCACAAGGACTATCAAAGCCCAACGAGAGGATGCTTATAACAGTTTAAGAATATAGGAGAGAAGAACTGTTCATGGGAAAGGAATATTGGagaaaaactccaaacaacCAAATACTATATAAAAACTTATTCTGAACTAACTAAAAAGAAGGACAAGACCTCATTTTACTCAATGAACACAAGAATTAGTCAGAATTCATGGTAAACTGAGTAAGGATAACAACTTAACCACTTCACTCTGGGGGTCAGCAGTGGAACTACAACAGCATTTTTGTGATCAAACACAAGACTTGAAACTTGTGGGGAACCTTCGATACTGCAGCTGTCAAGATGCAACCAGGCTGTCCTCTGCCAAACATGAAACATTTACAGGGTCATTGTAAAATGAATTTTCTCTCTTGGGACAGCTTCCCCAAACAGCTAAGTTATACATTCAACTCTAGAGAAACACCTCAAACAGGGTCATAAAAGGAAGTATATGTGCTTAACCATGGTATTTGTGAAGCAAAATTAGTAAGAGAAGCGAATCCTTTCAGACAGTAGATGTATTACCAGGTGGTGAACTGTCAGGGGCTGCTTTGGGATCAGGAGTGTGACaaacaaaaagctgttttccCAAGCTTTTCTGGGCAAATCTGAAGTACATTATGTGACCCATTGCAacaaaagacacagaaataagCACCAATAAGCCAAAAGCTTCAGGGTTTGGGGCCAAGATGACCATGATGAAGTGCAGCAAGTCAAGAAGATAATTCATGGAGTTTTGGACACCATTTATGATGCCTCTTTCAGATTCTATGACGTTTTCTTGGAGTAACTGTGTGACAGTCAAATCAAAGGACCAAAGGCCtatggagagaaaaaacagttACTCATACTGCTAGGATTCTCATGGCAAACTTGCACTGGCACAATTCATCACTTCTGCCAAAAATGTATCAGATATCCTCTTGTTGACTAGAACTGATTTCACACTCACAGTCAAAAGCAATTTACTTTCCTTTtacaaaaattttctgaaaaaatatataaacttgACACCTTAAGTTGCCTGTCACATCCTGTTTCATCGTGACTACTGAGCCAATGTTTTACTCATCCTTTCCTTGTTTAAATAGCTGGCTTACAGCTATTTACAGTGTATTCATGCTAGATGCAATCactaaaaacctgaaaaaaaaaaccaaacatcttTTAAACTATACAAAAATACACAATTTCAAATGGTTGACATTAGATTCCAAACTGGCTTAATCTGTTCATGATCCAGCTTTAGCACGTTATCTTGCAAACAAACTCAATACATGCGAATCAAGTACTTTGTTCTTCCAgaattcagcaaaaaaaaatacagaaactgaGGATAATGATTCCACAGATGACCATTACTGTTCAGTACATTTATCTGTGACTGCCTATTCtgttatatataaatatatacagatACCTAATACTACACTAACCAGCAAAGCCTCAAAAAATTAATCTGCCAACCAAATCAAAACTTCCTTTTCTAAACACCAAGACCatttaaataagtaaataattaGTAAACTGTGAAATTTGAAGGTTTTCATAGCAGATGTGCTTAGTGTCATTTCCTAGTAACAAGTGGTTTCATTTGGTTGTGAAGACAAATAATTTGGAGACAAGCTTTCCAAAAAAATACGTTACAATCATCTTCAAATGTGGTAAACTTTTCTCCTGCTAGTGACATACAATATTCATGAAATTAGTACTGCATTCTTCACCCTAGCAATGCTATTGCAGGatcatttcatttttatgtgaaGTACAATCAACTGGCCCTAGAAACAAGATGTAATACTTCAATTATTGCCTCTAATTCTAAAAATCAATTGTATTTAGTTGAGAGGCACTGTAATGTTTAGAATTAATAGCAGATTGTAATAGAGATGTAATACTTACCAACTCTAGCAGCAATGACTCCTGCAAACAGGAGACTAACAGAGAGTAAAGGCACGGGCTCAGGACTCATCTCTGGGTCACTGTCAGCAGGAGCAATAGACCCGTTCAACACGTTGGGCATTCCAGTTGCCAAAATCATTTCAGGTTCTGGAGATGCTATAGTAGGCAATGGCTCATTCTCAAACAGCCTGGCACTGATGTCAGCAAATGGGGAAACAGTCAAATCCATAGGACTTCCAGGCATAAATACAGAGATGACACATAAGATCAGACAAGCCAACTGAGCAACTCCAGAAATCAGGCCCGTGCGGATGAGGCCACACTTGCGCCGGAGCCAAGTGAAAGCTACTGTTCCCATGATTCCAGTGACTGCTGAGGCACCCATGAGGAGGCTTAGCACAGAACCACTCAGCCCCTGAGTGTATGCATAGCCTGTAGTGATACAATCGAATCCCAGAACAGTCATATACAGAAATGCAAGGCCCATGCCTGCAAGGAACACTGGCTGGTTGTAGTACGCAACCCATCCATCCCGGAACGTTATGAAAGGCTCGGCAATCCGGGCAGTGCAGCCgacttccttctcctgctggggCTCAAAGCCAGTTACATCTTTCTCAATAATTAACTGTACTCCTTCAGCAGGTTTTGTGTCACTCTCTGTAAACAGAAATGGAGCTGTCAGACACACTCCTGCCTGCAAACTGCACAGTGTAAAGCGACAGACAACTATTTGCCATAAGCTTACTACTGCAGAAGTGCATCAGTCAAACTCCACTACCAAGCTTTCTCTTAGGTATCTAAACTAAAATCATTTAAACTATTCTTAAATCCTACCTTGGGAGTAAGATCAAGTAAAGCTTATCCCTATCAATATAATGAATTAAACAGTGATAGGAGAAAGCACTGCCTGCTTCTAGACTTGTGACTGAATGCTCAAGCTccacagagaaattatttgcCTAATGAAAGTGTCAGGTAGCATTTTAACACAGCTTCGTATGCTTAAAAGCATTAACtgaaaaaagaagggaatatTTAAACATCTGTCAGCATCCCATGTCATGGAAAAAGGCTAAAGCCTGTCCAGAGCcaaaagctttcaaaaaaactgacttaaaaaaaaacaaacctgaaaacCTACGCATTTCTACAATTCCATTCTCACTGtaataaaggaaaaaggcaCTTCCCTGatcacaaacaaaaatccaaaaactcACAGCAGTATTTATACTAGTAAAGAGGACAGAAATTCTACAAATGTCTGGATGCCTGAGCAGTGTTTTTACACTAGTAAATTCAAAACTAACTCCACATACAACAAGTGAGACACACAAAGTAgttcagcagcttttaaaaacacagctcTTCTAATGAAATCAAAATACTGCAACAGCAAGGATTAAGAAGTGTTTCCTACATATTGACATTTGCTAAATGCTTCATTCTCAAGAAGTATTTAGGAGTCAGTTCCAAAGCTATGGAGCCTTCTACACTCCCTAATACTAATACAGTTCTCTAATACCCGACTGCAATCAGCCTGGTCCAACAGCTTACTGGACCAGCTATTACCACCATGGATCTAATGGCTAGGAAGATAGATCTCTTCAGGATTTTTAATAGCAGCTTTCTAATTCACAATATATTCAGGCAAGATTGTTAGTTAACATTTAAACAAAACTCCAGAATTCTTCatatttacaataaaaaaatcaactaaaaaaaccaaacaacaaaatccaACCAAATGCCCACCACCTACTGGAGCTGGGAGGCCATAACATGAGCTTCCAGTAGTATCCATATACTAAAAAAGATGGGGAAACACTTAAGCTTAGTATTTCAGCATCTGACATTTCTACTACTTCACAACAAAAGGTCTGTTTCTGAATTTAAGATCCTGCTATTGAATCTAGCTAAAGTAATGTTAATATAAATTTTTAGTGTTACTTATAGTAATAGCCATAGTCATCTACACTGCAAATCCCACTTGTACTGCTTTGCcaaggaagcagagctgaaggccaaaagagttttttttcctccaccaTTTCCTTGAACATGTAAAAATCATTCAGTCACACCAGAATAGAAATATGACCATCTATTCTACAACCTCTTGAAAGCCTCTTAATACTATGTGAAAGCAGAGAAGAGTTAGCAAGGGATAGTCTTACAGAGGCTGTAGACACTACAGAGACAAGGGTCTGGTCCAGCTTATCAGCTATAGTATAGATGGATAGGAAGATCCCCTATGATCAGCCTAAAGTTACATAGAAGATTTACTCTAAGGGGTTAATGAAGAGGAGAGAATTAATTCTTGGGCTGCATTTTATGAAAAGCTCCTCAAAAAGCTGCACAAAGTATTGTTGCTTAGATTCAAGTCTCTGGTATCTACTCCCCAAACCTGACATCTCCAAGCTAGAAGTAGAAAGCTATTTAGCCTCAAAAGCACTCAAAGCAGTGCCTGTAGAAGACAAAAGTCAACACTTGGCTTGACTGATGCAAAAAATATACAGTGAATTGAAATAGCCACTTCTGTGTTTTCAATACCTTTCTTTACATTCAGCTGTTTCAGTTCCGATGCTTCGACTTTTGCAGATTTGCGAGCCAGAGTAGGGGTTTTCTGATAAACCTTCCAGAGCAACAGATATTCCACACACATTGACATCAGGTTCCAGCCAGAGATGAATCCACAGCCAATCATTGGGGAGCCAAATGTCATTATCTGACCAACAGCCATTGGGGCCAAGATATTGGTCAGCTGATCAATTCTTCTTATTGTGGCATTCATATCTGTCAGAAATTATTTGATTATATGAAATGACTGGTGAACACTTACAGTGACATATTCACTAACATAATTGTGAATTGCACATGTATAAAGGTAAAGCTACAAGTCTTGCTCCAACTGCAACTGGTTCCAGGAATAACCAGAGGCACCTTCAAACTTCAATGTTTAAGTTCACTGCAATCAACCAAGGTGTATGTAAGCCAAATCCCTACTCCTGCCAGTTTTGCCTGCATGAGGTCTTCCAGGTTTAGCATGCTGGGTTTACTATGGCAGCATAGTCCTGTTCATTATGAGATCAGATCACTTTTACACAGCACTGATACTGTGAACTCTGAGCTCTACCCCTGTGACACTCAAACCTAGCTCAGCTCCAGGCATCTCATAAGGTAGAACTGTACCTTGGGAAGATAGTAATTTATCTCCCAACATGTATTTCTTAGCCTCTTCCATTTACTTCTAATATCTGGTGACCATAGAACCACCATGATAGCAGCAGAACTTTGAAGTggcttttccatttcctttttaagTCACATTGGTCAATGGCAGCTCTAGGCATCCTTAGATCTTACTGAGCAAAGTCCTCACTCCTTTCAGGTCCTTTGATGTTTACAGTCAAAACATGCAACCCTTTCTCAGCACAAATGCATCTTTCATTTGCTGTTAAGGAATGCCTCACCCTCAATCTTATCTACTTCACTGTCATTAAACTGTCTGGGTTCCTGTAAGTTTTCAATTAGTAGTGCCATTCTTCCACTCCTAAAAGTTGCTAGACAGTGGTTTCACACATGAAGCCCCTTTTAGAGTCCTACTGTAAAATTCGAGCTCTTGAAGGGCAAGTAAAATTCTACATCAGCATGAAGCTGCTTTATTAAATCTATAGAGAATTACTCCTTGCCGAGAAACATTCAAGTTACTCTATTTCAAGGTGAATTCAATGTTAACCTAGTTAACCCTCAGACAAATAGGTTAGATACTTGCATAATATTTGGCATTAAAAATTTTAACTAACCTACCTTTGTTTTTTGAGTTATTTGAGGAAGGCTAATAATTCCATTCAGAAAAACGTACAAAGAGTGAACAGGAAAACTAATCAAGggcaacaaaggaaaaaaatcagggtAAGGTTTCATTTCCCTATTCCACTAACTTGCATAATTAAGATTTGTCTTTGAGGAAAGGTAACAATGCAGAGATGGATAACAGTATTTGCTGCAAAGTCAGCatcagcactttttttttttttaaagttaaggAATTTCAACAGTCTCTGGGTTATAGCACAGTTAAACAGCAAACAAGCCTCTTCAGCCTGGAAGGGATGATTCAGATAAATCTGTTGAACTAAGGCACTTAATCCAGTGGTTGTTTGCATTCTCAATCAAGTCTTAAGAGAGCTTCCAGTAACCTCTTGCCTGATTTCTCAGTACAAAATATAAGTGGTCATACAATTGTGCCTGAGCTCGTGAAGCAGTAAAGAGGCAGGACTGAGTTCCAGGCAGCAGTTCACTGCAGGTGTGGTCTGTACTTTACCTCATGTGCACTatgccagggatgggggagaTTATTTGCTGAGTAAGATCTGACATAAGAATAAAGTTTTAAGAGTTCTCATTAACCTAAGAGTTTTTACATATAGCTGCTATTTTTCTACCTGTGATTCACATGGATGAATAAAGTTCACCTGTATTGCTGCTCTACAAAAGGCATGACCTAGAAAGGCACTGTAAGGTCAAAATAAAAGATCAGGGAGGATAATTTGTAgactgggaaataaaaatatgacaCTTGTATTACATGTAAGAATTAGCCTTTCCTGGATGAAATGGGTAAGTAGTATTTCTTCACTTGAGATAAACATCACGTAAGAATCTGGAATGCAGGACTGAAATTTCCAAAAGGACTCTGAACTTTATGGGCAATTTAGGCAGCTTTATACAAAATTAGAGTCCAGAAGCTGAAATGCTGTCTAAGCTTGAAGACATCCAAACTGTATCAGACTTAAACTTTAGCTCCAGAGTTAGAAGGTCTGGGTAATGTTACACTGTTCTGTGCCTTGTTTGCAGCCCAGTATCAGTTCCTCTGTCTGAGAAGGCTCAAGTCCCCTTATGGGGTCGATTCAGAGCCCATACAGCCTGACCAAATTCATCACAAAAAATGCTGGTTTCCATGCTGTGTTACAatcagaggagcagcacagccaaggatTGTTGTATACCCTTTGGTGTAATTTGCCTTGTGCACCCTTGGTGAGAGTCCCAGTCTCTCACATCCAGGAAGTGTCACGACTGCCAAGCTGCAATAGGATATGAATGGGAATCATATCCTAGTAGTAGTATCAATGCCACTGTGCaagtgcagggcacagggggagaagcaaagaagcaaaaaaaaaaatattttctaggcAAAAGATGGTTTAGTCTGTAGTCAGTGCTCAGAAGCACCAGATGtcaaaggaaagcagagcttcCAGTTCCAACTGAAGCAAAGTACTCACAGCTCTGAGTTAGACATCTAATGCTAGATAAATGTGCTTACATGCATAGTTTTACCTACTGGCAATTTCCTCATATACCTACTTAACTGTTCTGGACTTCATTCTCATGCATCTTTCTCTGATCCCTATGAGAGAAGCCCAGTTACGCAAGAGTTCTCTGTTTCATTCCAGGGACCTAAAAATAAAGTATTGCAACACTTGGCTTGTTCAACAGGACTAGTTTTCCTAACAGAGCTGCAGAAGTACTAAGAGGAGGGCAAAACAAATTTAGGGATGCCAAACTGAATTGTAAGCACAACAGTAATTTGTGATCTCAGTTGCTGTGGTCCAGAGCGAGGAAGAGCAAAATAAAGGCTGCCCTTTTACTTGAGGTTTTCTTATAATATCTGGAACTCAAAGATGCACTGATCTCTAgtcttaaaacaaaaataaaatcaagtttAGAAAGTAAGACATGCAAGGTATTATAAAGGCAATATATGTATCACCTGCCAGTTTGCTTCTGTCTTCCCCTGCAACCACAACAATCCAGTCCCTCTGAATTGTGATcgctgtggcagtgctggccaAATTGGCAATATTTGCTATTGTGATAACCAGGATATAGCACAATGTCTAGAGAGATAAAGGGAAAGAGTTATAATGTAAGAAAACTGATGGAGATCTCCACTTTCTACACAAGcagaaaatagttttatatTTGATTCCACATATTTTAGCATTATTCTTCACACAAAACGAGATCAAAGTCTACAATTCCTGGCAGAAAATCATCATCTCTGTTTACCTAACAAGTGCTGTTCCATTTGCCAGTTCTGGCTCCCAGAAATGTCTATACAGAttagaggaaaaagaataaaattcatCCATCTCCCATGATTCCCAAAGTTTCttcataaattaatttcttattaataAGTTGAAGCACTCACAAGAAGCCATCCATGGTATAATGTCAAGAGCTGTGTCTTAAACAAGAAGATAATCATCAGGATAACACCACACAGGATGACAGATGAATTCTGCACAATCAAGGATGTCTGGGCCACTGTTTCAAACCAAACAGAGAGCAACAGTTATGAACATAAGAATGAGCTAACTATAGCCTTAAGGTGGACATAATTAAGGAACACACAGAAATTCATTAAACAACTCTAATTTCCTAGTCTCCCCCAAAATACAAGTGGCAAAAGTATACTTCATAGTAGATTCTGAATCTTCCACTGTCTTAGAGAAACAAACTAATGTCTAATGTATCTTGATTTACACTCTAAGTAGGTCTTCTCTCAATCTAAGTCCCTGTTTAAATGCTGACAGTATGTTTCAAGTAGTAAAAACCTAGCTCAAGCCTCTAAAAATCATATTCAACCTACCATGGAAGGCATactattttgaaaatttttggaAAGTAAAACTTCATTTGAAGAATTTGATcccattttatttataaaacagaCTAGAGCATATATACAATAAGCACAATGCAAATGCAGCGTGTTTACACTTAAGTGAAAGATGCTTGCATCCAGACAAAAGACAACAAATAATACAAGTTTATGTTAGTGTTTTAATACAAAAAGAATTTGGTCTGTAGTCcttaaaattacatatttttaccttttgttTTCCCATACATCTCTACACATCACATGGGTTTAGCCTGAGTAACAGACATCGTGACTTACAACTGTTTTCCTCCTGTCTTTGTATATTTGTACAACCACCACCACTCTGAAACCACTCTGCCCTTTTCAGAAGAGATGAGCAAGCCCCATTCTCATATTTGACTTGAGGAATTAACTCTGTTAGCTTCACCTTTTTAACATGAATTTGATCCATCCTGAAGTAAATAACCTGCTCTATGCATCTAACCTTTGAGTCTGGAGTTCTTGTCCACCCAGTCTCCAATAAGGGCTCCCAGGAGAAGAACAGATCCTGCCACAACCAGGCCATAGACAGCAGTCAGGAGTAAGCTGTTTCCATAAAGTTCAACCAGGAATACAGACACAGCAAAATGCCACATACGATCTCCCTTTAAGAGTAAGAGAACATACACAACATTATTGGCTGTTCTTTAGAAGTACACAGGTCCACTATTTGACTACAGGTCTGTCAAATGTCTGTAGTAAATTAGAGGTTTGttacacacacagaggtggTGCAGGGGTCTTTGTGGTTGTTGGTTTCTCAGGAGGTTTTTTAATTGCTACAGCCTGTCACCATTGATTTTATCCCAGTATCATTAAGATCATCTATCCTAACCAAGAGACTTATTACAGCTTATAGTACCACAAATCAAAAAATCCCAGATATTTTCTATTAATACATTACCGGATAAAGTCTGTCACCAGCCACATCCAACAAGTCTCAAAAAGCTTACACAAATTCTGTAGCACAGATCAAATATTAACAACAGATTTACTGATCGCTATTTAAGTAACTTTTCAAGGCAGCAGTTTGCTCTTAGATGATCAAAGCTTAAGTGCTGCTTTATACCACAAGTGAGTCAAGAAGAAACAAGTCATAGAAATCAGGATAGATATGGGTAAATGTTAATTGAAGTTTCTGAAATCAACGGACTTCAGCTGTTTTTAGTTTTCAGCACTGGCAAATTACTCAGAGGAGGTAGAATAGCATAGGTCATTTAACCTGTTGTAAACTAGTTTAACCTATTTAGCCTATCGCAAATTTAACCTAATACCTAGAACAAAACATTCATGTTCTTATACCACTTGCTACAGCTACAAAAAAGGACGCCTAAATTATTAAAACACATTCAAGTCATTTTCACTCCATTCTAAACATTTTAGGATT
This genomic stretch from Oenanthe melanoleuca isolate GR-GAL-2019-014 chromosome 7, OMel1.0, whole genome shotgun sequence harbors:
- the SLC40A1 gene encoding solute carrier family 40 member 1; the encoded protein is MARAAEPEGRRRGGSVIAYFTSAKFLLYLGHALSTWGDRMWHFAVSVFLVELYGNSLLLTAVYGLVVAGSVLLLGALIGDWVDKNSRLKVAQTSLIVQNSSVILCGVILMIIFLFKTQLLTLYHGWLLTLCYILVITIANIANLASTATAITIQRDWIVVVAGEDRSKLADMNATIRRIDQLTNILAPMAVGQIMTFGSPMIGCGFISGWNLMSMCVEYLLLWKVYQKTPTLARKSAKVEASELKQLNVKKESDTKPAEGVQLIIEKDVTGFEPQQEKEVGCTARIAEPFITFRDGWVAYYNQPVFLAGMGLAFLYMTVLGFDCITTGYAYTQGLSGSVLSLLMGASAVTGIMGTVAFTWLRRKCGLIRTGLISGVAQLACLILCVISVFMPGSPMDLTVSPFADISARLFENEPLPTIASPEPEMILATGMPNVLNGSIAPADSDPEMSPEPVPLLSVSLLFAGVIAARVGLWSFDLTVTQLLQENVIESERGIINGVQNSMNYLLDLLHFIMVILAPNPEAFGLLVLISVSFVAMGHIMYFRFAQKSLGKQLFVCHTPDPKAAPDSSPPGNTSTV